In a genomic window of Nostoc sp. UHCC 0870:
- a CDS encoding amino acid ABC transporter permease, with the protein MTNSKPPLWRDDRFWQITGQVIAVLLALAIVAILWGNLNRNLQQLGIQFGFGFLNQQASFDIGETLISYRPTDTYSQALWVGLINSLRVAVLGIIFTTIIGVMAGIGRLSDNWLVRNIMLVYVEIFRNTPLLLQLLFWYFAVFLSFPRIENKITLWGFLGVSQNGIELPWFNLSPEFAALLLGLTFYTGAFIAEIVRGGIGSVSKGQWEAARSLGLKPSSIMRLVILPQALRVIIPPLTSQYLNLTKNSSLAIAIGYPDLYFVASTTFNQTGKAVEVMLLMTLTYLTLSLTISLMMNLFNRRVQIRER; encoded by the coding sequence TTGACTAATTCCAAACCCCCTTTATGGCGTGATGATCGCTTTTGGCAGATTACTGGGCAAGTAATTGCTGTACTTTTAGCATTAGCTATAGTGGCGATACTATGGGGAAACCTTAATCGCAACTTACAACAATTAGGCATTCAATTTGGATTCGGATTTCTCAACCAACAAGCATCTTTTGATATTGGTGAAACGCTAATTTCTTATCGACCAACTGATACTTATAGTCAAGCCTTATGGGTAGGACTGATTAACTCATTGCGAGTAGCAGTGTTAGGAATCATCTTCACAACCATTATTGGTGTCATGGCTGGGATTGGTAGGCTTTCCGATAACTGGCTAGTGCGGAACATCATGTTAGTTTACGTCGAGATTTTCCGCAATACGCCATTACTGTTGCAGTTGCTATTTTGGTACTTCGCTGTTTTTTTGAGTTTTCCCAGAATAGAAAATAAAATTACTCTGTGGGGATTTTTAGGAGTAAGTCAAAATGGCATAGAATTACCCTGGTTTAACCTATCTCCAGAATTCGCGGCTTTACTTTTGGGGTTAACCTTTTACACTGGTGCGTTCATTGCAGAAATTGTGCGGGGTGGGATTGGGTCAGTCTCTAAAGGACAATGGGAAGCAGCGCGATCGCTAGGATTAAAACCCAGTTCGATCATGCGCTTGGTAATTTTACCCCAAGCCTTGCGAGTAATTATTCCCCCACTTACCAGTCAGTATCTCAATCTCACCAAGAATTCCAGTTTAGCGATCGCGATCGGCTACCCTGATCTATATTTTGTCGCTTCTACCACCTTTAACCAAACCGGGAAAGCAGTAGAAGTCATGTTACTAATGACCCTTACCTATCTCACCCTCAGTTTGACTATCTCCCTGATGATGAATTTATTCAATCGCAGAGTCCAGATTAGAGAGAGGTAA
- a CDS encoding 7-carboxy-7-deazaguanine synthase QueE: protein MTANTTAEPTARLIEVFSAIQGEGLNVGTRQIFIRFAFCDLRCHFCDSVHTWNAPDNCRIERSPGFRDFETHPNPVPLPILLAWIERQNLPSLHDSISLTGGEPLLHAGFLKEFLPQLRSLTGLPIYLESGGHRPEQLAMILPYLDSVGMDLKLPSVSGESYWQEHMKFLQICYPHLETFIKIIVSQHTDVAELEQAALLVADVSPDIPVFLQPVTPLAESEQLTKTPILAPTPEQVLTWQALMRRVLKHVRVVPQTHKMLNQL from the coding sequence ATGACTGCTAATACTACGGCCGAACCTACTGCACGTCTGATTGAGGTCTTTTCTGCTATTCAAGGGGAAGGACTGAATGTCGGGACACGTCAGATTTTTATTCGCTTTGCTTTTTGTGACTTACGTTGCCACTTTTGTGATAGTGTCCATACTTGGAATGCACCTGATAATTGTAGGATAGAGCGATCGCCCGGATTCCGAGATTTTGAAACTCACCCTAACCCTGTTCCACTCCCAATCTTATTGGCATGGATTGAACGGCAAAATTTACCTTCTCTACACGATAGCATTAGCTTAACTGGAGGAGAACCTCTTCTTCATGCAGGTTTCTTAAAGGAATTTCTGCCCCAACTGCGATCGCTTACTGGTCTACCCATATACTTAGAATCTGGCGGACATCGCCCAGAACAATTGGCAATGATATTACCCTACTTAGATTCTGTAGGTATGGATTTAAAATTGCCCAGTGTCAGTGGTGAATCCTATTGGCAAGAACATATGAAGTTTCTACAAATTTGTTATCCACATCTAGAAACTTTTATTAAAATAATCGTCTCTCAGCATACAGATGTGGCTGAATTGGAACAGGCTGCTTTGTTAGTGGCAGATGTCAGTCCTGATATTCCCGTATTTTTACAACCTGTTACACCTTTAGCTGAGTCTGAGCAATTAACCAAAACCCCTATCCTTGCTCCTACTCCAGAACAGGTTTTAACTTGGCAAGCTTTGATGAGGCGGGTTTTAAAACACGTTCGCGTCGTACCTCAGACACATAAAATGCTCAATCAGCTTTAA
- a CDS encoding anti-sigma factor antagonist (This anti-anti-sigma factor, or anti-sigma factor antagonist, belongs to a family that includes characterized members SpoIIAA, RsbV, RsfA, and RsfB.) yields the protein MATKVQSFMTSQPNEVNFLVTSLNETVIVQVSARLSVLEAVSFKQTCQDLTKENTHPQQIIIDFQQTTFMDSSGLGALVSSYKTTQEKGIAMILRNVTPQVMAVLNLTGLDKVFSIESNSEALPIEADNTTDKQKGSARKVEQLPTTHPSVASWMKRFIDIIGALVGLVITGILFIPIVVAIQIDDPGPIFFGQIRCGWMGKRFKIWKFRSMCVDAEAKKSQVKNQVQGAFFKNENDPRITRVGRFLRRTSLDEFPQFWNVLQGDMSLVGTRPPTPDEVERYEVPEWQRLDVKPGMTGEWQVNGRSKVSSFEDVIRLDLQYQKNWSLMYDLQLIFKTVTILFNRNSGAC from the coding sequence ATGGCAACGAAAGTGCAGAGCTTCATGACTAGCCAACCCAATGAGGTAAATTTTCTAGTTACTTCCCTAAATGAAACGGTTATAGTGCAGGTATCTGCGCGGTTAAGCGTGCTTGAGGCTGTTAGCTTTAAGCAAACCTGCCAAGATTTAACCAAAGAAAATACCCATCCCCAGCAAATCATTATTGATTTTCAGCAAACTACTTTCATGGATAGTAGTGGTTTAGGGGCTTTAGTGAGTAGTTATAAAACTACCCAAGAAAAAGGAATTGCAATGATCCTGCGGAATGTTACCCCCCAGGTTATGGCGGTGCTAAACCTCACAGGATTAGATAAGGTTTTCTCTATTGAGTCTAATAGCGAAGCATTACCAATAGAAGCTGATAATACCACAGACAAGCAGAAGGGATCTGCTCGCAAAGTAGAGCAACTACCAACGACTCATCCATCTGTCGCATCTTGGATGAAACGATTTATAGATATTATTGGTGCTTTGGTGGGTTTGGTAATTACAGGCATTTTATTTATCCCTATTGTAGTGGCTATCCAAATCGATGATCCCGGCCCCATTTTCTTTGGACAAATTCGCTGTGGTTGGATGGGAAAACGCTTTAAAATTTGGAAATTTCGCTCTATGTGTGTTGATGCAGAGGCGAAAAAATCTCAAGTTAAAAATCAAGTACAGGGTGCTTTTTTCAAAAATGAAAATGACCCCAGAATTACGCGGGTAGGTAGGTTTTTACGTCGCACTAGCCTAGATGAATTCCCGCAATTTTGGAACGTCTTGCAAGGAGACATGAGTTTGGTAGGGACTAGACCACCCACACCCGATGAAGTAGAACGCTATGAAGTTCCAGAGTGGCAGCGTTTGGATGTTAAACCCGGTATGACTGGAGAATGGCAAGTTAACGGTAGGTCTAAAGTCAGCAGTTTTGAAGATGTAATTCGCTTAGATTTGCAATATCAAAAAAACTGGAGTTTAATGTATGATTTGCAGTTAATTTTCAAGACTGTTACTATTCTATTTAATAGAAATAGTGGTGCTTGTTAA
- a CDS encoding DUF5331 domain-containing protein: protein MAFFNSFTDSIRQKWLQFFQANRDWIKLHMQVESVYTPDGGKRPPSYLILGVLNALEPKLAQLMFPFAKLNPDADTLIEVLDLNFDPDIALGNSVIPQDERDHHQHQSNLPMEDNNDDESFIVSHTNGFSEDTDSQTLIVGNIEDTFNELEAISEEEDDFDDVSFDVAAASVENLQDQMLEDLNTPDENAFSDVLSDVWGDETSLQKDEESNDFMGEELPAGVFDESEIARLFPNA, encoded by the coding sequence ATGGCTTTCTTTAATAGCTTTACAGATTCGATTAGACAGAAGTGGTTGCAGTTTTTCCAAGCCAATCGTGATTGGATAAAACTCCACATGCAAGTGGAATCAGTGTATACACCTGATGGTGGGAAGCGTCCGCCTTCTTACCTCATCCTGGGGGTTCTGAATGCGCTAGAACCGAAATTAGCGCAGTTAATGTTTCCCTTTGCCAAACTCAATCCTGATGCCGATACCTTAATTGAGGTACTGGATTTAAATTTTGACCCAGACATTGCTCTCGGTAACAGTGTAATTCCTCAAGACGAACGAGATCATCATCAACACCAGTCAAATCTGCCAATGGAAGATAACAATGATGATGAAAGCTTCATTGTTTCTCACACCAATGGTTTTAGTGAAGATACGGATTCTCAAACGCTGATAGTCGGCAACATAGAAGATACCTTCAATGAACTAGAAGCGATCAGCGAAGAAGAAGACGATTTTGATGATGTGTCTTTTGATGTTGCAGCTGCATCAGTCGAAAATTTGCAAGATCAAATGCTTGAGGATCTGAATACACCTGATGAAAATGCTTTCAGTGACGTGTTATCAGATGTCTGGGGTGATGAAACATCCTTGCAAAAGGATGAAGAAAGTAATGATTTCATGGGGGAAGAATTACCAGCAGGCGTTTTTGATGAATCAGAAATTGCCCGTCTCTTCCCCAACGCATAA
- a CDS encoding amino acid ABC transporter substrate-binding protein, which yields MRKSALILGASLIFATTACGGNTVQSTNASSTSASDDARPTVGDRLETVKSRGQLICGVSGEVPGFSFVGTDGKYNGIDVDVCRAVAAALFDNPDAVEFRNLNAKERFTTLQAGDVDILSRNTTWTLSRATSVGLEFAPVVFYDGQGIMVRKNSGITSLANLKDKAICVQTGTTTEQNLADQMRKRGITYKPVVFEDINVTFATYAEGRCEAVTADRSALVSRRTTLPKPDDNVILDEVISSEPLAPAVAKGNSKWRDTLTWVVYTLIKAEELGINSQNVEQFASSEDPDIKRFLGTEGNLGEGLGLPKDFAAKVIKHVGNYGEVYDRNLGPQTKLNLPRGLNQQSAKGGLLYSPPFR from the coding sequence ATGAGGAAATCAGCTTTAATCTTGGGGGCATCCTTAATTTTTGCTACTACTGCCTGTGGTGGAAACACAGTACAATCAACCAATGCAAGTAGTACATCAGCAAGCGACGATGCTCGCCCCACCGTAGGTGATCGCTTGGAAACCGTTAAAAGCCGTGGTCAGTTGATTTGCGGTGTCAGTGGCGAAGTACCAGGGTTTAGTTTTGTCGGAACTGACGGCAAATATAATGGCATTGATGTAGATGTCTGTCGCGCCGTAGCCGCAGCTTTATTTGATAATCCAGATGCAGTAGAGTTCCGTAACCTCAACGCCAAAGAACGATTTACAACTTTACAAGCAGGGGACGTAGATATCCTCAGCCGCAATACAACTTGGACACTGAGCCGCGCCACGTCAGTAGGTTTAGAATTTGCGCCTGTAGTCTTTTATGATGGTCAAGGGATTATGGTTCGCAAAAATAGTGGCATTACATCTTTAGCAAACCTCAAAGACAAAGCCATCTGTGTACAAACAGGTACTACCACCGAGCAGAACCTAGCAGACCAAATGCGGAAACGAGGTATTACCTACAAACCAGTCGTATTTGAAGATATTAACGTTACCTTTGCCACCTATGCTGAAGGTCGTTGTGAAGCCGTCACCGCCGATCGCTCCGCTTTAGTTTCTCGGCGTACAACTCTCCCCAAACCAGACGATAACGTCATTTTAGATGAAGTAATTTCTTCCGAACCCCTTGCGCCAGCAGTTGCTAAAGGAAATAGCAAATGGCGTGATACTCTCACCTGGGTAGTTTATACCTTAATCAAAGCCGAGGAGTTGGGTATTAATTCCCAGAATGTAGAACAATTCGCTAGCAGTGAAGACCCAGACATCAAGCGATTTTTGGGAACTGAAGGTAATTTAGGCGAGGGGCTAGGCTTACCCAAAGACTTTGCAGCCAAAGTGATCAAACACGTTGGTAATTACGGTGAAGTTTACGATCGCAATCTCGGCCCTCAAACAAAACTCAACTTACCTCGCGGTCTAAATCAACAGTCAGCAAAAGGGGGACTTTTGTATTCTCCACCGTTTAGGTGA
- a CDS encoding DUF3318 domain-containing protein — MTSYATSSAKAEMSELRRLKGLLPPELQSWVTVEGTTEVNPPLIRSEEIGKDQVEIQIDLVKWDALAMDQRNLLFWHEVARIQNDTIPKDGWEMAALAIGLGGAVGELWVQDGLLLVLALALCGVSGWRLYQKNNGEKQMRELLDADEKAIALATRFGYSLPNAYKSLGSALKTMIDNTPGKRQRSRYEARLSALKRSANKAKAKSRTTDEGGM, encoded by the coding sequence ATGACATCCTATGCAACCTCCTCAGCCAAAGCGGAAATGAGTGAACTCCGGCGGTTAAAAGGCTTACTACCGCCAGAATTGCAGAGTTGGGTCACGGTTGAAGGCACAACTGAGGTCAATCCACCCCTGATCCGCAGCGAAGAAATTGGTAAAGACCAGGTAGAGATTCAAATTGACTTGGTGAAATGGGACGCTCTAGCAATGGATCAGCGTAATTTGCTGTTCTGGCATGAAGTCGCCCGGATTCAAAATGACACAATTCCCAAAGATGGTTGGGAAATGGCAGCCTTAGCCATCGGTTTAGGTGGTGCTGTAGGTGAGTTGTGGGTGCAGGATGGATTATTGTTAGTGTTAGCTTTGGCACTGTGTGGCGTGTCAGGCTGGCGGCTATATCAAAAGAACAATGGCGAAAAGCAAATGAGAGAATTGCTGGATGCGGATGAGAAAGCGATCGCTCTAGCAACTCGTTTTGGTTATAGTCTCCCTAATGCCTACAAGAGTCTAGGCAGTGCCTTAAAAACCATGATCGATAATACACCTGGCAAGCGTCAACGCTCTCGCTATGAAGCCAGATTGTCTGCTCTCAAGCGCAGTGCTAACAAAGCCAAAGCTAAATCTAGAACCACAGATGAAGGCGGAATGTAG
- a CDS encoding amino acid ABC transporter permease, whose amino-acid sequence MIKQLTWLRKNLFSNWYNSLLTVVCLVLLFWVVQGVLIWATTQAQWAVIQANLHLFLVGRYPQSQYWRIWIVLGINATLGAITAGVFIGKKKFPIAKLIAPWLSFIWLLSFPIILWLIGGGFGLQSVSSNLWNGLLLTLLMAAVSIVLSFPIGVLLALGRTSNLPVVRWFSILYIEIVRGVPLIGILFLAQVMLPLFLSADVRLDRVLRAIAGLVLFSAAYMAENVRGGLQAVSRGQVEAAKALGLNTLLVVIFIVLPQALRAVIPAIVGQFIGLFKDTSLLSLVGLVELTGIARSILAQPQFIGRYAEVYLFIGLIYWLFCYSISLASRRLEKQLSQ is encoded by the coding sequence ATGATTAAACAACTAACTTGGCTACGTAAAAATCTATTTAGCAATTGGTATAACAGTTTATTAACAGTTGTCTGTTTAGTATTGCTATTTTGGGTAGTGCAGGGAGTCCTAATTTGGGCAACTACTCAAGCACAATGGGCAGTAATTCAAGCAAATTTACATTTATTTTTAGTTGGTAGATATCCCCAAAGCCAATATTGGCGCATTTGGATTGTCTTAGGAATTAATGCTACTTTAGGTGCTATAACTGCGGGTGTATTTATTGGTAAAAAAAAGTTTCCTATTGCTAAACTCATAGCACCTTGGCTTTCTTTTATATGGTTGCTATCTTTCCCCATTATTTTATGGTTAATTGGCGGTGGATTTGGTTTGCAATCCGTCTCTAGTAATTTATGGAATGGATTGCTACTTACCTTACTCATGGCCGCAGTTAGTATTGTGCTTTCCTTTCCCATTGGCGTTTTACTTGCTTTAGGAAGAACTAGCAATTTACCTGTAGTCCGTTGGTTTTCTATCTTATATATTGAAATCGTTCGAGGCGTTCCCCTCATTGGGATTCTATTCCTCGCCCAAGTCATGTTACCCTTATTTCTCTCAGCAGACGTGCGTTTAGATCGGGTATTAAGAGCGATCGCTGGTTTGGTATTGTTCAGTGCTGCTTACATGGCGGAAAATGTGCGCGGTGGACTCCAGGCTGTTTCCCGTGGACAAGTAGAAGCAGCCAAAGCACTAGGATTAAATACACTTCTAGTAGTTATATTTATCGTTTTACCCCAAGCTTTACGCGCAGTCATTCCCGCCATTGTAGGGCAATTTATCGGCTTATTTAAAGACACTTCTCTACTATCTCTTGTTGGCTTAGTAGAACTTACAGGTATTGCCCGTTCCATATTGGCACAGCCTCAATTTATTGGTCGTTATGCAGAAGTATATTTATTTATTGGTTTGATTTACTGGCTGTTCTGCTATTCTATATCACTGGCTTCTCGACGTTTAGAGAAACAGTTGAGTCAATAG
- the bchL gene encoding ferredoxin:protochlorophyllide reductase (ATP-dependent) iron-sulfur ATP-binding protein, which produces MKLAVYGKGGIGKSTTSCNISVALAKRGKKVLQIGCDPKHDSTFTLTGFLIPTIIDTLQEKDYHYEDVWPEDVIYKGYGGVDCVEAGGPPAGAGCGGYVVGETVKLLKELNAFDEYDVILFDVLGDVVCGGFAAPLNYADYCLIVTDNGFDALFAANRIAASVREKARTHPLRLAGLIGNRTSKRDLIEKYIEAVPMPVLEVLPLIEDIRVSRVKGKTLFEMAESDPSLNYVCDFYLSIADQILARPEGVVPNDSPDRELFSLLSDFYLNPHKPQVANPEEELDLMIV; this is translated from the coding sequence GTGAAATTAGCAGTTTACGGAAAAGGTGGGATAGGCAAGTCTACAACTAGCTGTAATATCTCCGTCGCCCTAGCCAAACGCGGCAAAAAAGTGCTGCAAATTGGTTGCGACCCCAAACACGACAGCACCTTTACCCTGACTGGATTTTTAATTCCTACAATTATTGATACCCTACAAGAAAAAGACTATCACTACGAAGATGTCTGGCCAGAAGATGTCATTTACAAAGGCTATGGTGGCGTAGACTGCGTAGAAGCTGGTGGACCACCTGCGGGTGCTGGCTGTGGTGGTTATGTCGTCGGCGAAACAGTGAAATTACTGAAAGAACTCAACGCCTTTGATGAGTATGATGTGATCTTGTTTGATGTTTTGGGTGACGTTGTTTGTGGCGGTTTTGCCGCACCCCTCAACTATGCCGATTACTGCCTGATCGTTACCGATAATGGCTTTGATGCCTTGTTTGCCGCCAATCGCATTGCAGCTTCAGTCCGGGAAAAAGCACGGACTCACCCACTGCGTCTAGCTGGATTAATCGGCAACCGTACCTCCAAGCGCGACTTGATTGAAAAGTATATCGAAGCAGTACCAATGCCAGTTTTGGAAGTATTGCCATTAATCGAAGATATCCGGGTGTCTCGCGTCAAGGGTAAAACTTTGTTTGAGATGGCAGAATCTGACCCATCTTTAAACTACGTTTGTGACTTCTACCTCAGCATTGCTGACCAAATTCTCGCGCGTCCTGAAGGAGTCGTACCTAACGATTCTCCAGATCGTGAATTATTTTCTTTATTATCCGATTTTTATTTAAATCCGCATAAACCACAGGTTGCTAATCCTGAAGAGGAATTAGACTTGATGATTGTATAA
- a CDS encoding amino acid ABC transporter ATP-binding protein codes for MSEQIPVIIAEDVHKWYGKFHALQGVSLTVYRGEVVVLMGPSGSGKSTFIRTFNALEEYQKGKINIDGITLSHDLRNIDAIRREVGMVFQQFNLFPHLTVLQNITLAPIWVRRCKKAKAEELAMQLLERVGILAQAHKYPGQLSGGQQQRVAIARALAMQPKIMLFDEPTSALDPEMVREVLDVMRNLASEGMTMVVVTHEVGFAREVADRVVLMDSGYLVESATPDNFFTNPQEERTRKFLSQIL; via the coding sequence ATGAGCGAACAAATACCCGTAATTATTGCTGAAGATGTTCATAAATGGTACGGAAAATTTCATGCTCTCCAAGGTGTGAGTTTAACAGTCTATCGCGGAGAAGTTGTAGTATTGATGGGGCCTTCTGGTTCAGGAAAATCAACATTTATCCGCACATTTAACGCTTTAGAAGAATATCAAAAAGGCAAAATTAACATTGATGGAATTACCCTCAGCCATGACTTGCGAAATATTGATGCAATTAGGCGAGAAGTAGGGATGGTATTTCAGCAGTTTAATTTATTTCCCCATTTAACAGTGCTGCAAAATATTACCTTAGCTCCTATTTGGGTACGTCGCTGCAAAAAAGCCAAAGCCGAAGAATTAGCAATGCAGCTATTAGAAAGAGTCGGAATCTTAGCCCAAGCGCACAAATACCCAGGACAACTATCCGGTGGACAGCAGCAACGGGTAGCGATCGCCCGCGCTTTAGCCATGCAACCTAAAATTATGCTATTCGACGAACCCACGTCCGCACTAGATCCAGAAATGGTCAGAGAAGTTTTAGATGTCATGCGAAACCTAGCCAGCGAAGGAATGACAATGGTAGTAGTCACCCATGAAGTCGGATTTGCCCGTGAAGTCGCCGACAGAGTAGTCTTAATGGATAGTGGCTACTTAGTCGAATCCGCCACCCCCGACAACTTTTTCACCAACCCACAAGAAGAACGAACCCGCAAATTTCTCTCACAAATTCTCTAA
- a CDS encoding ferredoxin:protochlorophyllide reductase (ATP-dependent) subunit N, producing the protein MTVAQEPTALNFECETGNYHTFCPISCVAWLYQKIEDSFFLVIGTKTCGYFLQNAMGVMIFAEPRYAMAELEEGDISAQLKDYEELKRLCEQIKRDRNPSVIVWIGTCTTEIIKMDLEGLAPQLEGELGIPIVVARANGLDYAFTQGEDTVLAAMANRCPSQVPVTENEKSERNGIQKLLNFGKKKEDVAQEESEYVNHPPLVLFGSLPDPVVTQLTLELKKQGIKVSGWLPAKRFTELPVLEEGYYVAGVNPFLSRTATTLMRRRKCKLIGAPFPIGPDGTRAWIEKICSVFGITPKGLDEREAQIWEGLEEYVKLIRGKSVFFMGDNLLEVSLARFLVRCGMTVQEVGIPYMDKRYQGAELAMLEKACHEMGVPVPTIVEKPDNYNQVQRIYDLKPDLVITGMAHANPLEARGINTKWSVEFTFAQIHGFTNARDILELVTRPLRRNNELKDLGWDKLVREEAKI; encoded by the coding sequence ATGACCGTCGCGCAAGAACCAACAGCTTTAAACTTTGAGTGTGAAACTGGAAATTACCACACCTTTTGCCCAATTAGCTGTGTGGCATGGTTATATCAAAAAATAGAAGATAGTTTCTTTTTAGTGATTGGAACTAAGACTTGTGGGTATTTCCTCCAAAACGCGATGGGGGTAATGATTTTTGCAGAACCCCGCTATGCAATGGCAGAGTTAGAAGAAGGGGATATTTCGGCACAACTGAAGGACTATGAGGAGTTAAAACGATTGTGCGAGCAAATTAAGCGCGATCGCAACCCTAGTGTAATTGTGTGGATTGGCACTTGCACCACTGAAATCATCAAAATGGACTTGGAAGGTCTAGCACCACAGTTAGAAGGCGAACTGGGGATTCCCATTGTTGTGGCGCGTGCTAACGGCTTAGATTACGCCTTCACCCAAGGGGAAGACACCGTTTTAGCTGCAATGGCTAACCGTTGTCCTAGTCAAGTTCCTGTAACGGAAAATGAAAAAAGCGAACGGAACGGCATTCAAAAGCTGCTCAATTTTGGGAAGAAAAAAGAAGATGTAGCTCAAGAAGAATCAGAGTATGTAAATCATCCCCCCTTGGTTCTCTTCGGTTCGCTTCCTGATCCCGTCGTCACTCAGTTAACTTTAGAACTGAAAAAACAAGGTATCAAAGTTTCCGGCTGGCTACCCGCAAAACGCTTCACAGAATTACCAGTGCTGGAAGAAGGATATTATGTCGCTGGTGTCAATCCCTTCCTCAGCCGTACTGCTACTACCTTAATGCGCCGCCGCAAATGTAAACTCATCGGCGCACCCTTCCCCATCGGCCCTGATGGTACTCGCGCTTGGATTGAGAAAATCTGCTCGGTATTTGGTATTACTCCCAAAGGGTTAGATGAACGGGAAGCGCAAATTTGGGAAGGTTTGGAAGAATACGTAAAATTAATTCGCGGTAAGTCTGTATTTTTCATGGGTGACAACTTACTAGAAGTCTCATTAGCACGGTTCTTAGTGCGCTGTGGGATGACTGTTCAGGAGGTTGGTATCCCCTATATGGATAAACGCTATCAAGGGGCTGAGTTGGCAATGTTAGAGAAAGCTTGCCATGAAATGGGCGTACCTGTCCCCACGATTGTAGAGAAGCCAGACAATTACAACCAAGTGCAGCGAATTTATGATTTGAAGCCAGATTTAGTAATTACTGGTATGGCGCACGCTAACCCCTTAGAGGCGCGAGGGATTAATACTAAATGGTCTGTAGAGTTTACCTTTGCTCAAATTCACGGTTTCACTAATGCGCGTGACATTTTAGAGTTGGTAACTCGTCCACTACGTCGTAATAATGAGTTGAAAGATTTGGGTTGGGATAAGTTGGTTAGGGAAGAAGCGAAGATTTAG
- a CDS encoding HNH endonuclease — MASFYIPVEIERRVRKAARNRCGYCLSPQHLVMARLEIEHIIPISKGGSNEESNLWLACPLCNAYKSNKTTGVDPETGETVRLFNPRTQVWSEHFYWSEDGLRIVGKTSTGRATVVALHLSNDPDALEVRSYWVIAGWHPPKD; from the coding sequence ATGGCTAGCTTTTATATTCCTGTAGAGATAGAACGTCGTGTCCGTAAAGCTGCTCGGAATCGCTGTGGCTACTGCCTGAGTCCCCAACATTTAGTCATGGCTCGTTTAGAAATTGAACACATTATTCCTATTTCTAAAGGTGGTAGCAATGAAGAGTCAAACTTATGGCTAGCTTGTCCATTATGCAATGCCTACAAAAGTAATAAAACTACAGGGGTAGATCCAGAAACAGGTGAAACAGTAAGATTATTTAACCCCCGTACTCAAGTTTGGTCTGAGCATTTCTATTGGAGTGAAGATGGCTTGCGTATTGTCGGTAAAACATCAACGGGTAGAGCGACGGTTGTAGCTTTACATTTGAGTAATGATCCTGATGCTTTAGAAGTGCGTAGTTATTGGGTAATTGCTGGTTGGCATCCACCAAAAGACTGA